Genomic DNA from Bacterioplanes sanyensis:
GCGTGCTGGTTTTTGATTTGCCCATCGGCAACGGCAAATACGGCTCTGGTGTGCGTGTGTTCGATAACCACATCGAGGCCAACAACGCCCCCAATTTCGCCAATGTGGGCGACTTTGCCGGTGGCGTGCATATCGTCCCGCCAGGTACCGGTGTGATCATTCTGTCGACTTCCGATGTGGAGATTTATAACAACGTCATCAAAGATCATCAGACCACTGCCATTGCTCTGACCTCCTACCTGTTACCGGATGATCAGGTCGCTAGTGCACCCAATGCCGACGTCGGTGGTTTAGATGGCAATGATGCAACGCCTGCGGTGAACAGCTATGGCGACATTCACCCCTACGCCAATGCTCTGCTCGACGGTTGGAGCCCATTGGTGCGCAATATTCATATTCGCGACAATGCCATCAGCGTGGCTGCAGGCATCGACAACCCACAAGGCTCCTTGATTGAAGACATCGTTAAAGGTTATCAGCTGTTCCACGCGTTCTACCCAGATATCACTGCGGGCCAAACCACCGTGCCGCACATTCTCTACGACGGTATTGGTGAGCTGCTGACCAACACCCCCAACCCCGGCGGTGCTGGTGAAACCATCTTGCAAGCCGTCACCGGCGGCATTAACCAAGTGGCAGCAGCGCTGGACGCCAATGGCCTGGAAAGTGATGGCCGCCAAATCAACATGGCGTTGTTCACTACTTACAACGGCGATGGCGTGTGCCAGCAAAACAACGGCATCGATGACCAAACGCTGTTTGCAGCGTCGGTATTCGAGACCACGCCCGGCGCGCATACCTTCGATGACAGCGGCAGTCCACAAGCGAAGATCCAGCAATACGGCATGGACACCACTATGGTCGGCCGTGTGATGAGTGACCCGAATGGCGTTATGGGTTGCCCCGCCACGCCGTTTGACGGGACCCCTGTCACTGTGACTTTTGATCAACAAAGTTACGGCTGCACCACTGACGACAGCGACAGCAGTTCTTGCGCGCTGTAGCCCGAACGCCCCGCTGAGCGGGGCTTGCCAAACATTCACTCTGTCAGTGGAGACGTATTGTGAAAACCTACTTAATTTGCATCGCCAGCGCCGCCATGCTCAGTGCCTGCGGCGGCTCATCCGGTGGTTCTTCGGGCGACGCTGGTCAGCCGACTACACCAACAACGCCAACAACCCCGACCACGCCCGTCACTGGTCAGTGCCAAAGTTCTGCTAAGAGTGTGCAATGGGACAAAGTC
This window encodes:
- a CDS encoding parallel beta-helix domain-containing protein; this encodes MKPTLQRNWLARNSSSNASFHSRVLSKRSLALVIAAASLAMSGCGSDDDDDNDAVTAELNKAFNCSASDTSGQRVVCIGSADDLTDSKVQDDLIAALATAQSGDTFVLPQGRYNFTSTIEFNGLVDNTVVSHLTFRGAGMDKTIIDVSGASADGFLFNNTDHLIFEDFGVYESNNNALKVTKSNGVIMRRVAAVWETDYQSTNGAYGLYPVETSNVLIEDSYVKGSADAGIYVGQSDKIVVRNNVAEKNVAGIEIENSTLADVYGNRAVGNTGGVLVFDLPIGNGKYGSGVRVFDNHIEANNAPNFANVGDFAGGVHIVPPGTGVIILSTSDVEIYNNVIKDHQTTAIALTSYLLPDDQVASAPNADVGGLDGNDATPAVNSYGDIHPYANALLDGWSPLVRNIHIRDNAISVAAGIDNPQGSLIEDIVKGYQLFHAFYPDITAGQTTVPHILYDGIGELLTNTPNPGGAGETILQAVTGGINQVAAALDANGLESDGRQINMALFTTYNGDGVCQQNNGIDDQTLFAASVFETTPGAHTFDDSGSPQAKIQQYGMDTTMVGRVMSDPNGVMGCPATPFDGTPVTVTFDQQSYGCTTDDSDSSSCAL